The following are from one region of the Achromobacter xylosoxidans genome:
- a CDS encoding NADP(H)-dependent aldo-keto reductase, with the protein MKYRKLGRTDLDVSLIGLGTMTWGEQNTEAEAHQQLDYALERGINLVDVAEMYPVPPKPETQGLTETYIGTWLARSKRRQDIVLASKVAGPVRDAKRPGHIRDGKTHLDRKNLTAALDASLKRLQTDYLDLYQLHWPDRTTATFGKLSYPWVQDEYTVPIEETLEVLQDFVRAGKVRHIGVSNETPWGVGQFLRHAENKGLPRIATIQNAYSLLNRVYEIGLSEYSHHEGVGLLAYSPLAMGMLCGKYLDGARPAGARLTLYTRFTRYSNEQAEIATRAYVELARAHGISPTHLALAWVNQRPFVTSNLIGATTLEQLKENIDSVDVTLSTEALEAIDKIHARQPNPAP; encoded by the coding sequence TTGAAATACCGCAAACTCGGCCGTACCGACCTGGATGTCAGCCTGATCGGACTGGGCACCATGACCTGGGGCGAGCAGAACACCGAAGCCGAGGCGCACCAGCAGCTCGACTACGCCCTGGAGCGTGGCATCAATCTGGTTGACGTCGCCGAAATGTATCCCGTGCCGCCCAAGCCCGAAACGCAGGGCCTGACCGAAACCTATATCGGCACCTGGCTGGCGCGCAGCAAGCGCCGCCAGGACATCGTGCTGGCCAGCAAGGTGGCGGGCCCCGTGCGCGACGCGAAGCGCCCTGGCCACATCCGCGACGGCAAGACCCACCTTGACCGCAAGAACCTCACCGCGGCGCTGGACGCCAGCCTGAAGCGCCTGCAGACGGACTACCTGGACCTGTATCAGCTGCATTGGCCCGACCGCACGACGGCCACCTTCGGCAAGCTGTCCTATCCCTGGGTCCAGGATGAATACACCGTGCCGATCGAGGAAACCCTGGAAGTGCTGCAGGACTTCGTGCGGGCCGGCAAGGTGCGCCACATCGGCGTGTCCAATGAAACGCCCTGGGGCGTGGGGCAGTTCCTGCGTCATGCCGAGAACAAGGGCTTGCCGCGTATTGCAACCATCCAGAACGCCTACAGCCTGCTGAACCGCGTCTACGAGATCGGTTTGTCCGAGTACTCGCACCACGAAGGCGTGGGCTTGCTGGCCTACTCGCCGCTGGCGATGGGCATGCTTTGCGGCAAGTATCTGGACGGCGCGCGCCCGGCCGGCGCCCGCCTGACGCTCTATACGCGCTTCACCCGCTACAGCAACGAGCAGGCCGAGATCGCCACCCGCGCCTACGTCGAGCTGGCGCGCGCGCACGGCATTTCGCCCACGCACCTGGCGCTGGCCTGGGTCAACCAGCGCCCCTTCGTCACCAGCAACCTGATCGGCGCCACCACGCTGGAACAGCTGAAGGAGAACATCGACAGCGTGGACGTGACCCTCTCGACCGAGGCGCTGGAGGCAATCGACAAGATCCACGCGCGCCAGCCGAATCCGGCTCCGTGA
- a CDS encoding alpha/beta fold hydrolase translates to MLAITSQDVYVHTSQGRLFARRWDPAGEAAAAAPIVLFHDSLGCVELWRDFPEQLAQATGRSVIAYDRLGFGRSDPNTAVFEPGFVQDEAQDGFRSLRAALGVGPYVGFGHSVGGGMAVCSAGVYAEDCRALITESAQMFAEDRTLEGIRAAKRNFAEPGQLDRLKKYHGEKAEWVLGAWINTWLSPEFAAWNLDEQLRQVRCPVLALHGEIDEYGSPKHQEKIAALAGGRPVLLENCGHVPHREQSRIVLDVVSEWLRAVP, encoded by the coding sequence ATGCTTGCCATTACCAGCCAGGATGTCTACGTGCACACCAGCCAGGGCCGCCTTTTCGCGCGGCGCTGGGACCCCGCCGGGGAGGCCGCGGCCGCAGCGCCCATCGTGCTGTTCCATGATTCGCTGGGTTGCGTGGAGTTGTGGCGGGATTTTCCCGAACAACTGGCGCAGGCCACCGGGCGCAGCGTCATCGCCTATGACCGCCTGGGCTTTGGCCGCTCCGATCCCAATACCGCCGTGTTCGAACCCGGCTTTGTGCAAGACGAAGCGCAGGACGGATTCCGCAGCCTGCGGGCAGCGCTGGGCGTCGGCCCCTATGTGGGGTTCGGTCACAGCGTGGGCGGCGGCATGGCCGTCTGCAGCGCTGGCGTGTACGCAGAAGATTGCCGGGCGCTGATCACCGAGTCCGCGCAGATGTTTGCCGAAGACCGCACGCTGGAAGGCATCCGGGCCGCCAAGCGGAACTTCGCCGAACCCGGCCAGCTGGACCGCCTGAAGAAGTACCACGGCGAGAAAGCCGAATGGGTGCTGGGCGCGTGGATCAACACCTGGCTGTCGCCCGAGTTTGCCGCCTGGAACCTGGACGAGCAATTGCGCCAGGTGCGTTGCCCCGTGCTTGCCCTGCATGGCGAAATCGACGAGTACGGTTCCCCCAAGCACCAGGAAAAGATCGCGGCGCTGGCCGGCGGCCGCCCCGTGCTGCTGGAGAACTGCGGGCATGTGCCGCACCGCGAGCAAAGCCGCATCGTGCTGGATGTGGTGAGCGAGTGGTTGAGGGCGGTGCCGTAA
- a CDS encoding sulfite exporter TauE/SafE family protein, with amino-acid sequence METSTIFWLFAAAFGASALGGVLGMASGIFIVPILTLLFGVDIHVAIGASIISVIACSCGSAAPFLKGRLTNVRLAIVLETATTLGALTGVFLIGIVSTGFLYGLFAVILALSAQQMLARRREAVASPPGAASWATALRLHASFPDRALGREVHYQVDRVPLGLSLMYGAGLISALLGIGSGVLKIPAMDAALKLPIKVSSATSNFMIGVTAAASAGAYFVRGDIDIGIAGPVALGSVAGALLGARLLMGLPADKLRLFFVIVLSLLAVQMLLSALGVHIPGGPA; translated from the coding sequence ATGGAGACCTCGACGATCTTCTGGCTGTTCGCCGCCGCCTTCGGCGCCAGCGCGCTGGGCGGGGTGCTGGGGATGGCCAGCGGCATCTTCATCGTGCCCATCCTGACGTTGCTGTTCGGCGTGGACATCCATGTGGCCATCGGGGCCAGCATCATCTCGGTAATCGCCTGTTCCTGCGGCAGCGCCGCGCCGTTCCTGAAAGGGCGGCTGACCAACGTCAGGCTGGCCATCGTCCTGGAAACGGCCACCACGCTGGGGGCGCTGACCGGCGTGTTCCTTATCGGCATCGTCTCGACCGGATTTCTCTACGGCCTGTTCGCGGTCATCCTGGCGCTGTCCGCGCAGCAGATGCTGGCGCGCCGGCGCGAGGCCGTCGCCAGCCCGCCAGGCGCCGCCAGCTGGGCCACCGCGCTGCGCCTGCACGCAAGCTTTCCCGACCGCGCGCTGGGCCGCGAGGTGCACTACCAGGTGGACCGGGTGCCGTTGGGCTTGTCGCTGATGTATGGCGCGGGCCTGATTTCGGCCTTGCTCGGCATAGGCTCGGGCGTGCTCAAGATCCCGGCCATGGACGCCGCGCTGAAGCTGCCCATCAAGGTCTCGTCGGCGACGTCCAACTTCATGATCGGCGTGACCGCCGCCGCCAGCGCGGGCGCCTATTTCGTGCGCGGCGACATCGACATCGGCATCGCCGGACCGGTCGCGCTGGGCTCGGTCGCGGGCGCCTTGCTCGGCGCCCGCCTGCTGATGGGCCTGCCGGCGGACAAGCTGCGGCTCTTCTTCGTGATCGTGCTGTCCTTGCTGGCGGTGCAGATGCTGCTGAGCGCGTTGGGCGTGCATATTCCGGGAGGCCCGGCATGA
- a CDS encoding GntR family transcriptional regulator: protein MKNDAEYAPLYARVEMALAAEISSGSLSPGDRLPTEDQLIERFAVSRSTVRKAVENLVARGLAEIRRGKGTFVTEPKLTQTLTALSGFVEDMTALGRRATARLLDKRPVPATEDVARQLGVARGAMVYRIERVRLADGVAMSFDETYLPLDVGEKVASNDLEAEPIFDLLELRYDLPLIEAEYQLEAVTADERVAQALGVAAGSPIFLIERTSYTEAQRPVDYEKLYYRGDLIRFSTRLSRQPRKPT from the coding sequence ATGAAAAACGACGCCGAATATGCTCCTCTTTATGCCCGGGTGGAAATGGCCTTGGCCGCGGAAATCTCGTCCGGCAGCCTGTCGCCTGGCGACAGGCTGCCGACGGAAGACCAGCTGATCGAGCGCTTCGCGGTCAGCCGCAGCACGGTGCGCAAGGCGGTGGAAAACCTGGTCGCGCGCGGGCTGGCGGAGATCCGGCGCGGCAAAGGCACGTTCGTCACGGAACCCAAGCTGACGCAGACGCTGACGGCCCTGAGCGGATTTGTCGAGGACATGACCGCGCTCGGCCGCCGGGCGACGGCGCGCCTGCTGGACAAGCGGCCGGTGCCGGCCACGGAAGACGTCGCGCGCCAACTGGGCGTGGCGCGCGGCGCGATGGTCTATCGCATCGAGCGCGTGCGGCTGGCGGACGGCGTGGCCATGTCGTTCGATGAAACCTATCTGCCGCTGGACGTGGGCGAAAAAGTCGCCAGCAACGACCTGGAGGCCGAGCCCATCTTCGACCTGCTGGAGCTGCGCTACGACCTGCCTCTGATCGAGGCCGAGTACCAGCTGGAAGCGGTCACGGCGGACGAACGCGTCGCGCAGGCGCTGGGCGTCGCGGCGGGAAGCCCGATTTTCCTCATCGAGCGCACGTCCTACACCGAGGCGCAGCGGCCGGTGGACTACGAAAAGCTGTACTACCGCGGCGACCTGATCCGCTTCAGCACCCGGCTGTCGCGCCAGCCGCGCAAGCCAACCTGA
- a CDS encoding Dyp-type peroxidase, translating to MSDRQPVSQAVHNTTTRHAIFIVATLNEGAAAAETVRGWCADVGGLVRTVGTRAPEQNLSCVTAFGSKAWDTLFGAPRPTALHPFREFGSGERLAVATPGDLLLHIRADSMDFCFELATLLLGGLGDAVTVVDEVHGFRYFDRRAIIGFVDGTENPEGQEAFDFTVIGDEDAEFAGGSYVLVQKYLHDMKAWNALTVEGQEGVIGRHKWSNVELDDDIKPSSSHSALTTIEENGQELKILRDNMPFGRPGSGEFGTYFIGYARSPRPIELMLENMFVGRPPGNYDRLLDFSHAVTGGLFFVPSSELLEALAERSPAACADAGEPAAAALASKAN from the coding sequence ATGTCTGACCGTCAACCCGTATCCCAAGCCGTCCACAACACGACTACCCGCCACGCGATTTTCATTGTGGCCACGCTCAACGAGGGCGCCGCCGCCGCCGAAACCGTGCGCGGCTGGTGCGCCGATGTCGGCGGCCTCGTCCGCACCGTGGGCACGCGCGCGCCCGAGCAGAATCTTTCCTGTGTCACCGCCTTCGGCTCCAAGGCCTGGGACACGCTTTTCGGCGCGCCGCGCCCCACCGCGCTGCATCCTTTCCGCGAGTTCGGTTCGGGCGAACGATTGGCCGTCGCGACGCCGGGTGACCTGCTGCTGCATATCCGCGCCGACTCGATGGATTTCTGTTTCGAACTGGCCACCTTGCTGCTGGGCGGCCTGGGCGATGCCGTGACGGTCGTGGATGAAGTCCATGGCTTTCGCTACTTCGACCGGCGCGCCATCATCGGCTTCGTGGACGGGACCGAGAATCCGGAAGGGCAGGAGGCGTTCGACTTCACCGTCATCGGCGACGAAGATGCCGAGTTCGCCGGCGGCAGCTACGTGCTGGTGCAGAAGTACCTGCACGACATGAAGGCCTGGAATGCGCTGACGGTCGAAGGCCAGGAAGGGGTCATCGGCCGCCACAAGTGGTCCAACGTGGAACTCGACGACGACATCAAGCCCTCGTCCTCGCACAGCGCCCTGACAACCATCGAGGAAAACGGCCAGGAACTGAAAATCCTGCGCGACAACATGCCGTTCGGCCGGCCGGGATCCGGGGAATTCGGCACCTACTTCATCGGCTATGCGCGTTCGCCGCGTCCCATCGAGCTGATGCTGGAGAACATGTTCGTCGGACGTCCGCCCGGCAATTACGACCGCCTGCTCGACTTCAGCCACGCGGTCACGGGCGGCCTGTTCTTCGTGCCGTCGTCAGAGTTGCTGGAAGCGCTTGCCGAGCGCAGCCCGGCGGCCTGTGCGGACGCGGGCGAGCCTGCGGCCGCTGCCCTGGCCAGCAAGGCGAACTGA
- a CDS encoding DUF1993 family protein: MSNFMHSASVPVLTQMLSALSDVLKKAEAHATEKNIDADAYLGARLFPDMFPLARQVQIAADFAKGIASRLAGAEVPSWPDSETSFAGLQALIAKTLEHLGSFSPEQFAQSEAREIVLRPGTPKEKKLSGSAYLLHYGLPQFFFHVTTAYDILRHNGVEIGKRDYMGKY, translated from the coding sequence ATGAGCAATTTCATGCACAGCGCCTCCGTTCCCGTCCTGACGCAAATGCTGTCGGCCCTGTCCGACGTGCTGAAGAAAGCGGAAGCCCACGCCACGGAGAAGAACATCGATGCGGACGCCTACCTGGGCGCCCGCCTGTTCCCCGACATGTTCCCGCTGGCGCGCCAGGTGCAGATCGCTGCGGATTTCGCCAAGGGCATCGCCTCGCGCCTGGCTGGCGCGGAAGTGCCTTCGTGGCCTGATAGCGAAACCAGCTTCGCGGGCCTGCAAGCCTTGATCGCCAAGACGCTGGAACACCTGGGTTCGTTCAGCCCCGAACAATTCGCGCAAAGCGAAGCGCGCGAAATCGTGCTGCGCCCGGGCACGCCCAAGGAAAAGAAGCTGAGCGGCAGCGCCTATCTGCTGCACTATGGGCTGCCGCAGTTCTTCTTCCACGTGACCACGGCCTACGACATCCTGCGCCACAACGGCGTGGAAATCGGCAAGCGCGATTACATGGGCAAGTACTGA
- a CDS encoding DUF1634 domain-containing protein, whose protein sequence is MTQALDKQARRDRVIAGLLWYGTWLASALIAAGMAVDFLLPAHGGLRDLELVKAGVALFIVLPVARVALMLAIFLRERDYAYTAISALVLLIIAAGVVSGLR, encoded by the coding sequence ATGACGCAGGCGCTGGACAAACAGGCGCGGCGCGACCGCGTCATCGCCGGCTTGCTGTGGTACGGAACCTGGCTCGCCTCGGCCCTCATCGCCGCCGGCATGGCTGTGGATTTTCTGTTGCCCGCGCATGGCGGCCTGCGGGATCTTGAACTCGTCAAGGCCGGGGTGGCCCTGTTCATCGTGCTGCCGGTGGCGCGGGTGGCGCTGATGCTGGCCATCTTCCTGCGCGAGCGCGACTACGCCTACACGGCGATTTCCGCGCTGGTCCTGCTTATCATCGCCGCAGGCGTCGTGTCCGGACTGCGGTGA